CTGTGGTTTTTTCAGTTCCCTCTGTGTGGAGGGTCTCACACAACTTGACTGGGTTTGGTTGTGGTTGGAAGTCATCAACATTGCCCCAAAGAGTTCAAAGACAGTGATTGATATAGCTCCCATCCTGACAAAAGTTAGGTGCACTGATCCTGTGACATTCCCAGTACCTTAGTTTATCACCCAGCTTACAAAGTGTACAAAAAtggatcaaaaaaaaaaagtacaaacctttattttcttcccatcCCCTTCTTGTTAAGTGGTTGTCTTCTCCATTTTTTTCAGAGGTGTTCTTATGCCAAGTTGGCTGCAACAactaataaataaacaaatggtGAAAATACATTGTAATTCATTCATgggaacattttttttaaaataattattcttgTCTAAGAAGAAATCAAATATATCTGACACTGATTTACAGGACGGAAGAGCAAACTGTAAAAACATGGCCATTAATAAATCATGGGGTACTTCCTGGTAGCTAGGCTGAAAGACAGAAAACTTTTGGCAGGTGTGagtaaaaaaaatatgtgtGGTCTTTTCATAACTAGTGTAAATTAGCTGGACCTTAAGAATATCAGATGGCTGTATGTATGAGGattgtgtatatataaaagCTTAAGTTTAATCAATCATCATTACCTAGAAAGAGacttaaacatttattttgttgaaGAGTTTATGAGACTATCTTTAGTGTTACACTAGGCCTTTCAGTTGTTTATTCGTGTTAACATTAACCTCTGTTTGCAGGAGTTCGTCCAAGCTCAGCATTAGACTAATCAAAAACAGAAACCTCTTGCACTTTAGGGTTGTGTAACACTTAATGTAACCACTCCTGCATTTTGCCAAGGGAGTCTTACAATGCCAGTTGTTTTCTTCTGAGCCTTTTCTTATAGATTGTTGTCCCTTCTGTCATGAAGGATGTGACCTGTATTCCTCCTTGATTTACCAAGGCTCATCATTATATCTTCATGACTTACAAACATTTGCAAGTAGAAGGGAGAATTGCAGATAAGAACAAAATGGACTACAGGGGGtgaaaagggaagggaggagaagagagagatgCTTTCTCTTCACCAGTCCTCACCTACATGAGCAAAAACATACTCAGGATGGTAGAGGAACATTTAAACAGCTGAACCTCCTGTTGCCATCTGTTCCCTCTAAGTGTCTTGTGTATTGGCAGGAGCTAGCTAGTCAGTAAGAACTCATTGACAACTCATAAATCAAGTTCAAATTGACTTCAGTGCACCCTTCAGTGACCTGGTATTCAACTGATATACAGCACCTACTGTaaacaaagcacaaaataaataaagcttttcTGGTGAAAAAAATGCACTGCTCAGGCATGTCTTCCTGAGCAAAGGTTCAGCAAGAAAGGGTACAGCCTCTGGCACTGGCAATTTCTGCACTAGTTGTGTTGCTGTTTCTGCAGTGCCATTATACCACTGATGTTCGTGCACAGCATCactgcttcctgcagcaggaaatggCTGCAGAAGGGAAAGACGGCCCTGGAATGTTGCCCCCTTAAAAATGGCCCATAGTGCATTAGCACTGGCATCTGCAGCCTGTTGGGCTTGCAAATGGACTACTAGAAACAGATTCAATATTTCTGGGAAAATAGCATGTCTCTACTGTAGTCAAGTCCAGCATTTGTGAAAAGAACAGAGAACAGTCCATGAGAAGGCAAGTTAGAGGACATAATTTATTGATATATAAGTCTTTATTAGCAATTTTAGCTCTCAGTGGCTTCCAGTAGAGTAGACACACTTCCAGACCAGAATATGACATTTCAAGACTTTCATTTCACCGTCAGTTGTCCTTCTTGTTCAGCCTTACATGCTTTGTGCCCCCTTGCCAGTGCCATACTTCCCTAAGTCCCAAGCTTATCCCAACTCTAAATACCCAGGGGAAAAGTTACAGCCTGAGCCCCACAGGTCCTGCTACAGGCTCAGAGAAAcctctggggagcaggagctgaaagaCCTGGCTCTCCACCAATGCAGCTCACCAAACGACACACACAAACTGCCCCAAGGTGAGTCAGTTCTTTTCTCTGGGGTTACATTTTTCCTGGAAGAATGCTCCTTCTTGGGTTCCACAGCAATACTAAAACTATTGTTTGAGGATGGGGGATGCTGCCATTGAGCTGCAGGTATAGTTCTCTGGTATGGTAAAAGTATGTAAataggaaagcagcagctcttaaGTCCCTGCTACAAAGCATATCATATAAAGACCTGATCATCATAAATAAACAGCTAGCAAAATTTTTATTAGAAGGAAACAATATCTTTTAATCAGTCTTGTTGTCAGACACTGTCAAAGTATTGTGCTTGGAGGTTTTGGGAAATATCCACTCTGGGATAGGCAAATCAAATGTTTTAAGACAACTGAAAGTGTTACAGTTTGTCAACATCACACAAAACTGAAAGGAGTAAGTGAAATATTGAACAATCTTAAAAACCGTTCAGTGCTATTAGCTCCATCTCATGTGTGTTCCTTGACCACAATAAACATTTCCTTCATGTTGCATGCTTCGTTTCATGAAAGAAGCCTGGCTTTAGCCAAGCTTCAAATTGATTCATCTTTGCATATGCTAGTGGCACAAGCTACCATTACATGTTTATCTTTTCTGGACATTTAAGGTTTACGTCATCCTGTTGATGAGATTTTCCCAGCAGGCTGTGAACCAGTCAGACCAAGCATGCAGCCACTTAGTTGGGAGAACTGGTGTGGGATGAGTCAGTTCCACGCTGtatctgcagcctgtgctgtttGGTGATGAGGAAGTGACTCCTGTGCCGTATCATCTCCGAGGCATGCAGTCTGGAATACGGTGAGCTGCTGATTTGCTAGTCTGGgatgtaattttctttcaaagatgAATCTCTTACAGGTAGCACTGAAGATAATGGTTATTATTCTGCACAGTTCTTTCTGTAGTGAGCAGCAACAGCACCAACAGCAGTAAATATGATTTAAAgtatgatttaaaaaaacactcATTCCCAAtggctgaaagaaaaacatagtTGGGGGCAAAGCTCTTTTCACACACAGCTATGAATTCAGGGCAAGgctctttcctttctgtgaaGTTATTAGAGAGCCATAAGCATGCAGAATGGGATTGTACCTTTTCACTGTTCAGTGCCTCCCTCCTCTGTGTATGCCTTCATTTTGGAGGTGGTGCTCAGAGGCCAGCAAATACCAGCAAAGCAGTTACAGTCGGTAGCTGCAGTTGTTCCTGTTGGATTGATGGGTGCAGAGAAGCACTGGCAAGGCACAAGGGACCTGGCCCactgtgcctctgccctgtgcagcagctgcaaggaTCACTTGCCCTGCTGGAGTGAGAGGcaaggggctgctcctgcccttgggAGCCCTGAGAGAAGCTTTTGCTGCACAGTGAGGGCAATGGACCACGATATGACATTACTTGCTGGGACTACCAAATACGTAGAATCCCTCACCCTGTGCAGAGATAGTTTTTTGGCTTTGCTATTATATGgatgtgttttgctttgctaTTATAACATTATTTTCTTGGAATCTCTTACTCCTCTGTGCATTTCAGAGATTTGCATTTATGTTGGAGTTTGGATTTATAGTCCTTCACCTAAGCACTATACTTGCAGAAAGAGCACGAACATTGCTTTACTCTGTATAAACAGATGGCTTTACTTGACAAGGAAAAATGATGTTTATGTTTTCTACTGAAAACTAGGAATAGGAACCATGGGAAAATGTTTACAGCTCAAACATCTCATTTATTGTCCAAATTCCTCTGGTACAAATCTGGGCTAATTTCAGACTGTCTTCAGTGGAACTGCACCAGGTTTGCAGAAGAAGCATTCAGATTAGTAGTTGCAAGATCTTCTTGTTTAACCCctataaagaaataattattttgtacTACTAGCTTATTGGGAATTTGAGCATTTCCTCCTAGATTTCAAGCATATAACTGGAAACttaggaagattttttttcttttattgtgctcttttatttttttttcctaagaaatgCATACAAGATGAGTGGAGTTATACACTTTCAAAACTTCTCTTACAGCCTCCATGTTTCCCCTGACAgagaaacagtttttaaaatgaactGTGTGAAGATCAGAAACTTTCTGCTGATTGATCACAGAAATGGAAGCTAAATGAATCACAGTAGAAACCAGTGctttcctgacatttttttCACAGTAACAGTTCTCATTTTCAAgtccttttctgttctttccgACTTCCAGTGTTCCTTCCACAGTTTTGTTTAAGAAGGGCAAGATAACTTTTCAacacatttttcaaatattttagttttaatgTCTGAAAAAAGTGCTATTTCCATTCccttctgtgctgttttccattttaattactttatgttttaaagacaaacaaacaaGGAGAGTAGATCACCCACAGTATTCTAGACATTGTGACATCTCTCTTTCTTGGTTTTTGATAATTCTGAAAGCTACTTATTGGAGAAATATaacttttctttagaaaaaaatagcCACAGCAACAATTTTGTAGGCAAGTTTTTACTTTGAATTTTGATGTATAACTGCTTTACTACACTACAGATTCAAAAGACTGCTAAACACTGGCAATTTGTAAGTGCTTTGAGTTCTCACAAAAACAGTTTGGCATGTTTCTCTTTGATATTTTAAGGAGCAAGTCTGAGAATATTTTCATGACATgaatatttggaatattttttccacatcagcattaaaacacaagaaaatgcCTGTGAAACGTCTGCATCAAGAGAGTGGAAGCTTGTTACCACAGTGTTCCTTCTCACTCTAAATTAGTTGACAATTTGGCCTACTTAATTACTTAATTATCTTGATATACCAAAACCTCCTGCTTTACGTTCATTTCAGCCAACACACCATTACATATCACTGTTCCCATGCTCACAGCTCCCCCTAGACATGTGGTTCACTCCTTTCCAACGCGTGTGGGTCTTGCAGTGCAATTTTATTGCAAGCCAGGAGATGGAGGGAAGGGCTCCCTGACCAGACACACAGCCTGGGCACGGGAGGAGGCAAAGCAAAACCCACCCTCTGTTGGGGTATCACTCACTCAGGGTCACCAATTGTTATGatgttgtgagggtccccaggacgaggtgagagatcagaattgactccaagttctcagaaggctgatatattatattatattatattatattatattatattatattagatactaaaactatactaaagaaagagaaaggagacatcagaaggctagacgagaatgaataataaaaacttgtgactgagcagagagtctgacacagctggaccaggattggtcattaagtaaaaacaattcacatggaaccacTCAAAGATGcaacctccagaccacattccaagaAATCAGGTgattattgtttacatttcttttctgattcttctcagcttctcaggagaaaaatcctggcgaagggatttttcagaaaatattatggGGACAGCCCtccatggctggctgctgcctgcccctctgcagcagggcacgcctgctcagggcaggggaaggctccccagccccaggagttCCCCCAAAGGTATGCAGGTTGCTGCCAGGGAGCTGCCTCTGGAAAAAACACTTGAAGCAGAACTGCCATTCCAGAAAATGCCCTTGAGTTTTGTCCCTGAGTTACTCAAGGCACAGAGCGTGGTGGGAGAGCCCTGTGTGCATGCATGGATGGCCTTGGACTGAGTGTCCATAATGAGCTGGCTGCCAGACTTCTTTAGGATAACGAGCTGTACAGAGTCATGTAAAATCGGTTTGTTCCTCTAAATTTTACCTTCCTATAAAATGCATATGTGGCAAGACAGTAGTGACCAAGGCCCAAACCTTCACTCCTCAAAGAGAAGTGCCTGGCtctgaggcagcacagagcatctCAGAAGGATGAAGGTCTCTTCAGTCACAGACCAGTATTTGGGACCTAATACgtcttttttacttttccccagctgtcaccatgatattttctgaaaaatcctctttgcccaggattttttcctgggaagctaaGACGCttcagagaggaatgaaaacaataattatctgattgctgctcctgtgtttgctgctttggaatgtggcttggacattgtttaccaacaggtgaatgtttgattggttccttgtgaattgtttttttcttaatgaccaatcatggtccagctgtgtcgAGGCTCTGAagagtcacaggtttttctttgtcattcttgtgaagccttctgatgtagCCTTTATCTatctttagtatagttttaatatagcactctttagtataatataatatcataaaataataaatcagccttctgagaacttagtcagattctcatctctcaccgcgtcctggggacctcacaaacaCCATACCCAGCTCTGAAGAATTGGACCTGACTCCTCTCCTCAACATATCCTCTCAACACTCTCCAGTGATTTCTCTCTCAGCCTGATCAttgtttctgcatttttttagtTGTCAAACTCACTTTTTATAGCAAAGAGAACCTTGTAGTGCAAAATCTCAGTCTATATATGCGAGCagcctcaaaaaaaaaaccagacaaaaaaaCCGAGTTGTATGTACCCATTTTGATTTTTGTGCACATAACATAATAAGGTAGCTAACCCAGGTCATCAAAAGAATTTGCAAGAAGCCGTATCTTAACCCACCTTGTATATGCCCTCGAGGCACCCAGCTTAGATGGCCTTTAGCTGATGGTCATCTCAATAACACTTTTTTACATTCAGCAGTATCACTGTTTTAAAAAGCTGCATGGTCCTTTGTGGAGCAAACAATTGATGCTTCTCATCCATGACTCTGGTACAGCCAATAGAAGGTGTTTacttaaaacacattttcaataGTTGTATCTTGCAAATAGCTGTTAGCTGGTGAGCTGATAGATTAAACCTGTTTGTTCAGTAATCATAGCTGGGCTGGTAGATACACAACGTGTCACTCTGTCTACATTATACCTTTTCAAGGAAATCTTACATGCTTCTGTAACCAATCTATACTCATGTATTTTgctatattttaaaagcttacAGGAGGTAGACTACGTAgtgtcttttgttctttgtttatATAATACTGTACACTCACAATATGACCGTAACATTTAATCAAACACCTAAACATACTTCAAATAAATTCCATTTACCCATAAATAAGGCCCATTAAACCAGTATGAGAGCTACAGCCACAATTTTGTTCTCTATGTGGGTGACAAAATAAACAGTTTGAGCTACTGTTCACAtcaacagctgctgctgagtcAAACGGCCCAGAATGCTGCTCACCACACCAGCACGCCCCAGAAACACACAGGGGTTTCTGCAGGCCCTCCAGATGTGGATTAAAAGCCTGTTCTCTCAAAATTTGTGTTACCCAGAACTGTAATGGTGGTGAAGAGGATCAGCTGCCTTCTGAGATGGTCCTTAAAAGGAAGAAGTGCTGCTCAAccagcagaaaacaaatgagTGTCAAGAGCAGACTTCTACCCAGCATGAAGTGACAAAGGTAAGAGAAGAGGTTTTTAAGAGCatgtttctttgtattttggttttattacattttaacCTTTGTGACTATACATGGAAGGAAagaattctgttttcttctagAAAACTTCTTCAGAGTTCAGCTCACTTGAACAGTTTGCCACACGTATTTTGATTTAATTAGTTTCTGTGTAGTGCAAAGCCACACACTTGACCTCAGTTTTCTCCATCCTTTGGCTGGAGTTTCtactttcttttattaaaaaataaattaaaaaaaaaatccctgttttggtttttgtttggtttttttttttttggtttaagAAAACTTGTTTTCAGGGCAGATAATATTTCTTTAGGCTAAAAAGTTTATGtatcagaaaacacagagaaattgtCAATCTTGTAAATCTTAAAGGAAAACTAGAGAAAGtatgttaattattttttattggcTTCATAGAATGCTTTACcgaaataatttaatttaatttatttgtacTTTTATACAGAGCAAACGAAGTTCAAAATCTGTGTGACACACTTACAATCTTATTGGGCTTAAAGCCTTTACAATGATGCCCAGGAGATACAGTTAAATTGGTGTTTAATTCTTTCTACtgtgaaaattgaaaatttgaGTTCATAAATATTCATCTGGCCTTGGGTGTAAACATGCTGAAAGAAGGAATGacaggcaggaaaagaaacatgaaGAGACTGacaaaaatggaaggaaaaggtaTATGAAGTGATAATTAAATTGAGGTGAAAAAGAGCAGAGATGATGTTGAATATTAGTAggcagaaaaaaaggggaaatgaaaAGCACCCCAAACAGTACATAAATATACTCACACTCCATATGTTCCTCACTCCTGAGAGTGACTTTGAGTGAACCTTATCCCTGGCACTTGGGTGCCACTGCCTGGCTCTACTTGCAAAATCCCTCTGTATAACACAGGCTGTTTGCTAGCTGTAGGTGTCAAGTTCTTGCTAGCTATTGTTTTTTGCCTATGTTCATTCCATTTCCAGTGCCATGGTGTGCTTTTAATAACATTTGGTTTAATatgagaaagaattttttttttattatgctCTATCCAGAATAACCAGCAGCAACTAAATCCCAAAGCAAGTGGTTAAAATCAGTACTGGCTGAATTGCCATGTCAGTATTTTTCTGACAGCCATTTTATACCATAATGATAGTGCTACTGAACAACATATGCTAATGATCTCTATTTTTCACAATAATGCTATCTTTctattatttaaaagaaatacagatttttcaaaaataaatattgcttGCCAGGTGTTTAAGTACTTTCATTAAAAGTTTTCACTAGAGGAGTGATTTGCAAAAGGGACATGCTACTGCCTACACAAGAGGACAGTGGTATTTGTGTCCTTAAATGCAAACTAAACCTGTGTTCTGAAAATGCTTCTCTCCATGTTTGTGCCTTAGCTAAAAAACAGATTAATATAATCAATAATCATAGTAGTGCTAAACTCCTAGCACTGAAAAAAACTAGagctcaacagaaaaaaaacatttgcttATACAGCAGATAATGTTTTAGATTAGTCAGattcttccattttattttgtcaGCAAAAGGGTATaaaagtttttttattttctgagatcTTTTCCTTGCATCTCTACTTACAGCTAGAGCCTGCAAGGATTTTCCAGTAAAACTTGATCTGTCCAGTCACCACtatcagggcagggctggaggagaggTCATGCATGGACTCCTAATCTTCTGTTTTAGACTTGTAGGTTTTAGACTTCTGTATCCAAAAAGAAGTTGAGGGAGCTTCAGAATATCTTCAAGAGCAAAGGGGAGATACAGTACTCCAGCTAATATTGATGAAGAAGACTAGgactgaaaacagaaacaggaaaTATTGAAAAGGGCTTCTCATCTGCCCACTGGACAAGGCACTGCCCAGTGCAGGCCCCTCAGAGTCACTGCTGTCCTGGTGTGAGGACAAGCCATTATGCAGTTTATCTAAGGAGATTCCCATTTCCAGAGAAGCCAGATGATAAAAGTGTCATTGTGCTAAATgtaattagaaaatatttttatccttcATAACTAATGAAATGTGAATTTCCTACACATCCAACCAAATGAAGATGTTTACaatgcccttttttttcctctctgcagttCTTCCGATCTAGAAAGTAGAAAATCAGTTGTAAACGTACCTTAGAATTGGGAAAAACAGTACCTGTGCTACATAGCTACGTGGATTTGAGACCCCAGTAAGGATGCAATTGTGCTGTGAATCCATAAATGGCTCTTGCATAAGGAGCAGCTGGTCAAACAGCATCCGTATTTCCATGTACATCTTCATGGTTTGCATTATTCTGGCCACAGTGGTTGGGAATCTGACAGTTATCATCTCAATATCACATTTCAAGCAGCTCCACACGCCTACAAATTTCCTGATACTTTCAATGGCTACGGTAGACTTCCTGCTGGGATTCTTCGTCATGCCCTGCAGCATGGTGCGCTCTGTTGAGCACTGCTGGTATTTTGGGGAGTTCTTCTGCAAGATCCACTCGAGCATGGACATTATGCTGAGCACAGCTTCTATCTTCCATCTTTCCTTCATATCCATCGACCGTTACTATGCTGTGTGTGACCCTTTAAGATACAAATCAAAGATAAATACTTTTGTCATTGTGGCCATGGTGTGTATAAGCTGGATGgtccctgctgcttttgcttttggaATGATCTTTCTAGACCTAAACTTGAGAGGGGCAGAAAAGATTTATAATCATGTCCACTGTGCAGGAGGATGCTTTCTCCTTTTTAGTGAAACTTCAGGTATTGTGGCCTCCATAGTGTCTTTTTACATCCCTGGATTTGTTATGCTGTGCATCTATAGGAAAATATACTCTGTAGCCAAGAAGCAGGCAAGATCCATCAATgcaattaacagaaaaaaaatgcgATTTGAAATGAAGCACCACATTTCATtctgcagagaaaggaaagctgctAAGACTTTAGGCATCATAATGGGAGTGTTTCTCATCTGCTGGACTCCATTCTTCTTCTTTACAGCTACCAATCCATTTATGAATTATGTGATTCCTCCTGTTCTCATTgatgctttggtttggtttggctaTTTAAATTCTACACTTAACCCAGttgtttatgcatttttttactTGTGGTTTCGCAGGGCATTGAAGATTATTCTGTTAGGAAAAGTTTTTCAACAGGACTCTTCCAGGACTCATTTGTTCTCAGACTAATGTGTTTTAAATGGTTGGATTCATGGCTTTGAAGTTTTGCCTGGAGGCTGAACTCCCAGATGTAAGAGCTGTGAAGGAAGgaaattccttccaaaatttGTTTGCCTATTTACCAAATATAGTTCAAGCAGATAAGCAACCATTGCGCT
This window of the Ammospiza nelsoni isolate bAmmNel1 chromosome 3, bAmmNel1.pri, whole genome shotgun sequence genome carries:
- the TAAR1 gene encoding trace amine-associated receptor 1; amino-acid sequence: MQLCCESINGSCIRSSWSNSIRISMYIFMVCIILATVVGNLTVIISISHFKQLHTPTNFLILSMATVDFLLGFFVMPCSMVRSVEHCWYFGEFFCKIHSSMDIMLSTASIFHLSFISIDRYYAVCDPLRYKSKINTFVIVAMVCISWMVPAAFAFGMIFLDLNLRGAEKIYNHVHCAGGCFLLFSETSGIVASIVSFYIPGFVMLCIYRKIYSVAKKQARSINAINRKKMRFEMKHHISFCRERKAAKTLGIIMGVFLICWTPFFFFTATNPFMNYVIPPVLIDALVWFGYLNSTLNPVVYAFFYLWFRRALKIILLGKVFQQDSSRTHLFSD